The window CTTGGACCCAGTCTGGAGGACCTTTTCAACTTCTGCTCTCGAAAGTTCAGCCTAAAGACCGTCCTGCTTTTGGCAGACCAGATGGTAAGACAGAAACTTTCCTTTAAAGGCAGGAACACTTTGAATGTTGGCAGTCCGCTTGGTTAAGATCGCGCTCTATCCAACAGTCTGCTTGAACGTAAAGTGCAGAAATACAATAGCGATGATCCTGCTAAAGTAGGTCATGATTTAGGGTTTTTCCTTTTGGGTTCATGATATAGTATAAAAACACTGGATATGATTCCTCTGAAGGCTCTTAAAAGATTATAGATGTTCTGGTACACTTGTTCATCCAGTGTACTTTATGATGGTTGCTTTGCCATGAGACCGGGCTGTCCTCGATATTTAATTTCATTCGAGGGTCTTCCCACCTCGCTCACCTTTCGGTGTAATTCTAGCCAAGTTGCTTTGTCAGTCTGAGTGTTTGACTCTGCACGTACAGTCTGGGGTCATGGCCTTCCTGTTGTTGCCCCTCCCCTCACTTGTCTTACTTTACCACAGTCACAAATGTGTTGAGTACACCTTGATACTGCTGACTGATGTTAGGTGTAATAATGTCACCTCACCATATCATCCCATCTGCACACCAAAATATTTAGTTTAGTCGTAGAGAACCTGACCGTTTCATCCCTCTTCTCTCTAGATCAGTCGCATTGAGTATATCCACTCCAAGAATTTCATCCATCGTGACGTAAAGCCAGATAACTTCCTCATGGGGCTCGGCAAGAAGGGTAACCTGGTGTACATCATCGACTTTGGCCTGGCCAAAAAGTACCGTGATGCCCGCACACACCAGCACATCCCCTACAGGGAGAACAAGAACCTGACCGGAACAGCGCGCTACGCGTCCATCAACACGCATCTTGGAATTGGTAAGGTTGATACGGAGGATCTATGAAAACCTGATCTgctttttattaaatttttttaaattcttttttacTTCTGTCTCTCTTGAAATTTCTGTTGCTGTCAAAGAGCACTTTCATATAGCTGGCCGTCTTGAACATCggttgcttgtttttgttttggctgctTGTTTGCAGCCCCGGCTAATAATTTGGGTTAGATTCGGACTTTGGTTTTAGAGATCTAAAAAGATCTACAGACATGAGAGCTCAGATGGTGTTTCTGTTGTTGTATTTATCCTTTTGGTATACAGGTGAGAGTTGGACGCTATGTCAAATCGACTGCATTAGTTCACTTTTATTGACCTACTGGGAGGTGTTTATGTCTGTAATGGAAAATATATTCAAACTTTGACAAGCTATTAAAGAAGACAGGggcttcattttttaaaactatGAATTGGACTTGAGTCGGTGTTTGATTTTTGTTGCACTCGTCTCACCCGTATACATTCTGTGTTTCATGTTCACAGAGCAGTCGAGGCGCGATGACCTGGAGTCTCTGGGCTATGTCCTCATGTACTTCAATCTGGGGTCCCTCCCCTGGCAGGGCCTCAAGGCTGCAACCAAGAGGCAGAAGTATGAACGCATCAGTGAGAAGAAGATGTCCACACCCATTGAAGTTCTTTGCAAAGGATACCCTTGTGAGTGTGGCTTCTGGGGGTGTTTTTCTGCAATTTGAGGCACATGGAAACTTCTGGTTATCTTCAGATGCAGTATTTAGTTTTCTGTGTTTGAAATTGAATGCTGACAATCCAGTGTCGTCTTATTTACATAAGTTAGATTTGAATTCAGTTGTTTTTCTGTTACACTTTTTCATGGCTGCTTTTCTTGTTGCTTCTCCTCCCACAGCTGAGTTCTCCACATACCTGAATTTTTGCCGCTCGCTCCGTTTTGATGACAAACCCGACTACTCCTATCTGCGCCAGCTTTTCAGAAATCTGTTCCACCGACAGGGTTTCTCCTACGATTATGTGTTTGACTGGAACATGCTCAAATTTGTAAGTTTTCATTTGGAGCCAACAGTGTTGCCGTTTGTTTTAGTGTGTAGCTGGCATCAGCTTCGAATGCGGTGCTCAAAAATCTCACTTCTAATGCAGCTAACTTGAAGCCGAGTTTTGTCAGTGATGATCTAGAATGTGGTTTATCCCGTTTATCAGGGGGCCAGTCGGACAGCTGAGGATGGGGATCGGGAGAGGAGGACAGGAGACGAGCGCGATGAGCGGATCGGGGGAGCCCCCAGAGGGTCAGCATCACGAGGCCTTCCTCCAGGTCCCACCCCTGGAGCCCCCAACAGGGTTAGGAATGGGCCAGAGCAAGCCATGTCTAATCCTGCCTCACGGGTCCAGCAGTCTGGTGAGCTTTCAGCTGACTTGGTCTTTTAACAAAAGAATGACAGCACGTAGACACtagaatttctttcttttttttttttttttccttgaatttATGCATCAAACAAGGACTGTTTTTATTCTTGGCTTCAGGTAATACGTCACCTCGTGCAATTTCTCGTGCAGAGCGGGAGAGGAAGGTGAGCATGCGGTTACACCGCGGGGCTCCTGCCAACGTGTCGTCCTCTGACCTCACAGCCCGTCACGACCAGTCGAGAATTTCCACATCGCAGGTGAGAAAACATCCACGGCAACTTTTGGTCGGGCAGATGATCCATAGAGCCCATGTGTGCAATCTGAAATGGCCCCTCTGACACACAATATCATGTAAAACGTACACAGATGGGGGTTAAATAAGAAGCAACACAAACTTACGTGGCATAAAACCAGGATTATCTCTGCTTTTTATGAGCGTTTGCATTTTTCAAACACACCCGTTTCTTTGAGGCGATGACTAGCTGCCAGCTGAGCACAGCATACTTTTTTATGATAGATCAAGGTAACGCGGGCAGAAACACACTCATGCACTTGGCAGAGCCCCACGGTTTTCAAAGCTGTCAGATCAGTGTTATTTGCACAGTTTAGATCTATGCAAATCAGTCATAACATTATGACCGCACCTAATACTGAGTAGGTCCTTGTCATGCTTTTAAGAACGGCCTGCAAATATGTATTGGGGTTGGTGGCATGTGTCTAAGCTACGTGATTGCCAGGATTCAGGTCCTCCCAGCTttacctgtcagtggttttaatgttatggcgtgtgtgtgtgtgtgtctcctgAACAGGCAGTTAGCATGCATAGATCTGTGTGAGGTGGCATTTATCAGTGTAATGACCTGCACCAGCATGATAttacagcagcctgagcagtgCTGGAGGGAGCTACTTTGCCTTTTCCTCCTCATGAATTTTGATTCCGTCATTCACAGGTTAGCGTGCCATTCGAGCACATGGGAAAATGAAAATCCGTGGCTCTGCATGCAAGTGGAATTGACAGGTGAGctctaacatttttttttttttttttttttttttaccccacaTCACCTTCCCTGATCCAAACCTTCTCTAACAACGATCTGTTTGTCTTTGCAGGGCTGCAACGAATATTTGCCGCcgaggattttttttgttgttgttttttttttttttttctcctcctccttgttTAACGAAAAGCTTTGTTAAAGGACTTGTCGATCTTTGGAACAAGACAGTAAATCTGTTAAGGATTCAGAGAAATACATGAAGTTATCCAACATGCATTCTGAAATTGACCCTTTGCTGAACCCCGGATCATCACCACCACCGCCACACAAAAAGGCAAATGACAATGCTTCACCTTGACAGTTGCTCATTCCTGTCCTCCTTTTCCTCAACATTCCCTAAATACTCTGACAAATGTGAAAAACTGTTGACATCAAAGGAGCAAAAAGGCATCAgggacatgcatgtttttttttagttttttttttttttttttttttttaatcaaaggtTTATATAGGCTtagtaatttctgtttcaatttCAACACGGCAAATGTAACTTTTTCAgtaaatgttaatgttaatttttcacgaacatgtttTAATTGCAGTTTGAGTTTCCTCCCccctctccctttttttttctacacaaataACAGCTAAATACAAATGCAGCGGAAATGAGGACCTGTAGCCGAGACGGTAACGGACGACAACAAGAAGGGTGACTTTGAAAAGTTCTAAGCAAGTGATGTCTTTAGCTGTTGTAATGTTTCTGGTGAAGTAGGTGGTGATTGCTTGCCCCTTCATCCATTTAGTGGCAATTTACTGTCCCTCAAAACTTAGCCGTCAACTTTTTCCTGTTTTGACTtgagtgttttatttctttgcatTTAATGTTAGTGGGTAAGGTTAAGTATGGCGGACATTGGAAGGACACACTCCCAGATCTTGAGGGAAGCTCCTCAGGAAGTTCTCTGCTTACTGATATTTGACCAGAGACCATAGCAGCTCGTTTTGGCTAAAAATTGTAGAGGCTGAAATTTTTATGATCATTTTGATgttacctttttttcttttttcttttttcttcttttttttttaaaaaaatttgttATTAGGGGCTATAGGGGAGGGGTCTCATAGCTCTGATAGAAATTACATTTTGTGGGGGGTTGGAGCctcagattttcttttcttgtttactccactgtaaatatatattttttttaatattatttcAGTGTAAAGCCAAAATGTGGTTTATTTGTTGTAAAGGTGTAAAGTAGAAAAATGCATACTAATGACTAAATAGGGTCTGGACTCATAATTGGGGGTATTTAAGAGTATTAAACTTTGGGATGGGTGACTGTTGCTGTGCCAGCTGGGTCATCAAAcaatttatgtgtgtgtgtgtgtatgagtgcgTGAAAGAGAGATTTGAATCCCTGTTAACAATAAAGTCACTTAGTTTAtgtatattccttttttttttttttttttttttttttttttttttcaaatctgttCTATTTATGCAAAGCTTTTATTCAGCTCTCTTGTAACTTATGGGTAATTCTTTTGTTTTAATCTCTGTTCTTGTTACTCTGGGGCTGCTTGTTCACCTCATACAGTACTACAATTCTTTGGACTTTCATTATTCCTTCTGCATAAGTTAATACTAATGGTTTGATGTCACTTTATAAATTTTAACCTTTTAACAACCCTGACGATGTCATTCAAAAGAAAGCATAACTGATGCAATTGCAGGGATTTTACGTGTGTATGTGTAAAGCAGTGTACTGTGTGTAATTACCTTTGTACAGGACACCATGACCCAGTGGCATTGTAACTGTAGATTTGGGGATGATGAAAAAGAGTTTGAGGCAAGGGGATTTCACTTTGTGTATTGTGTACTGATATCCTGTACAGTTCTTTAACACACTTTATTTACAGTATTTGTGTATATTTTATGAAGTAATAAAAATTAATAACGTTGCTGACACGTTTCCCCGACTTCTTCTTGTCGCTGCGTGTGGAACTTTTAGGGAGGCGTTTGTCTTTTATCTGGTATTTGAACACTGCTTTTACTGTGGGGTCTGCAAACGCGTGTCTGCGCATGCGCCGAAAGCAGTTACTGCTGTTGACACTGTGCTGATGTTGGAGACGTAAAGCTTTGTGGTCCATCAGCGTTGGGTCGGCAATGGCTCGACAACGCCGGTTATCTTTTTAGTGTAATTTTAACGTTGTAATTAAGCCCACGGCCTcttatctgtgtttttttttttttttttttttttcccagcaaaGGGAAAACAATCTAGCTAAGACGGTTTGCTAACACGGGCTAGCGGCTGCACTCGGCACAGTTGAGGCTCAGCTCAGCTGCCGAGACCGCACAGCTTTAACACGGGGGCAAGTTTCGGACAGAATCGCAGTGATTCGATACGTGGTTGGTTGTCGACTGAATGTTCGCGTTCAGCCAGgtaacttttttttgtattccaaAAGGTTTGCGTTTGGTTCGAGACGATGAGCTAAATTGATGCCCGGATTGGAACCAGCGTAGGTCAAACAACTGCAGAGGAGGTAAGCACCGCGGCAGGATGGAAACATCAGCACTCGGCtactatttttttcaatttagtGTGTTTCGGTACCCTGATCAAATTTAACAGTATTGGGATATACTGTCTCTCGCTAAATTCCCATTTGATCTATTACTACTTTTCTAGCATTTTGCAAGAGTGCGTATGTACAGATGTGCTGTGTAGGCTTGAAACACGGGAGAACCTGCTCTCTCGTTCTTTGTGGGATTTGTTGCTGGAAACACTCGGCTCTGTGAGAATGATTTGTGTTCACTAGTGTCAGAACGCAGCCACAGCGGTCCGATGCATCACATTTGGTCTCAGGCAGGTTAGCTTGAAGACTTTTGTCTCATCAAAAAGGCTGCTGGATCGATCGAGTTCAGAGTACAATGCATGTTTTGGAACCTCCACACGGATGCGGTCAGCGGGATCGATGAGCTGCCCCCGTCTCTTTATCTGTGGCCTACTGGGAACCTATAAACTGATGGTCGTGATGGTCGCCGCTGCGTTGTTGAGAAGACAGACCTCCCTTTAGAATGACATGCAGGCGATCTTTTATACCTTTTTAAATGCGACGTTTTATGCAGTCACGGTTGCAAATCAGGCGCTCTTGGAAAAGATGCCATGATAGATGGTTAGAACACCACCCAGTGTTATGATACAAAACATTACTTTGCCATGGTCTGTTTCAACACTGGAAATCTGCTGGCAAATATTCCCTATCAATTCTTAAATACACAGAGAAATGGGCAGTTCTAACCCCatatttcttgaataaaaaaaggAACATGTATGACTTGTCCCTGCTGTCCTAAGTTTATCTTTCTTTATCTGGCTAAACCAATTCggatgtctgtttgtgtgtatgcgAGCTACAGATTTCTACAATACCTAGCTGATTTAGGCTTTGGCGAGTAGCATGAGTCATCCATGACCACACTGTGCACCAGCCTATATTTAGCCGGTGCTCAGGAATCAAAGTGAAATTAGTTTTTACAGTGAACAATTGCATTATTGCCTTCCTGGAATCCACACCAAGACTGTGACGCAGCTGTTGAGATGACAGGACCGAGGGAGAGCTGATGGTCTGGGTGGTGGCACGAGTGTCTGGATGTGTTTGATGTTCTGGTCTTTGGTTTGGGCCAGTGTAGCTTCCATTTGTCCCAGTAAGTGCCGTGCAGTTGTGTGGCCACTTATTGTTTTCTTTAGGCAAATCGGTGCTGCCATTTTCCCATCTGGTCTATTGAGTCAAACAAGACACTTTAGAACACCTTTATCCGTTTCCCAGTGTAAATTTGTAGGAGTATACGTTTAGCTCGTTTTTATGTCAAAGAACACTTATTGCAGTGTTTATGCGAGGCTCCAGTGCACCTCTCCATGTTGTGGGCAGagcacagagaaaaagaagggaCCAGAGTGGATTTGCAGATCCCAGCTCATTTCACTTCCAATCCATCTCTTGCTGTAGGAGCACCAGCTcctcacccacccacccaccgtATGTCACATCTTTTCGCTCTTCATCTCACGTCACATCCgcacagtttttttgttttttttgcattttagattTGTCCTActttttcttctgcttttttcACGCAAACATCAGCGGTTTGATATTTAGGTCACGGCACAGTCTTGCATGGGTCCGTTGAGCTGCATTTCAATGTTTTATTCAGACTTCATAACCTCATAACATGAggtgctgctgctgaacagtcGGTTGTTTTGTATCACTTCAAGCATCTTGATTCAGCTGGCCCCCTTTCTTCATACAGATGAGTCGGCTGCTGTGGCAAGACAAGCGCCTGTTGGAGAGATTGGGGAATGACTCTCCGAATGGCCTCCCCCCAGGCTCCTCAGCCACTGTGGCCCCTCAAGGATCCAACTCCTCTTGGGCACCTGGAGCCCCTGTGGTCATGCCAGAAGAGCCCTTTTTCCTCATGACCTCCACTGCCCAAACTATATCAGGGTTTTTTGTTTGGACAGCTCTTCTGATCACATGTCACCAGGTAAGTTTGCAGAAGCTTAAGCAACTTGCATTCTGTTAAAAACCTACCTGCTGTACGTTGCCTAATACCAAGTGTTTATGAATGGCCAGAGCACTTTATACCTGTAAATCTTGTATCTTGTTTGCTCTCCTGTTCTGTAAAAGAGCAAGGAAATCAAAGCATAAAGGCTGTTACAGCCCAGAGCGTTTTTTCCGTGAGTCCTGCCTAATTTAAGGCTCTTTATATGCTTGTTCACACACCAAACACATGCGCTCCTAACCTTAGTTTTTCACCCAACAGGGAGAgggattcatttttttattcttttttgccTTACCGCATTACTTTACATAGCATAGCATATTTACTAAACTATTAGTAAGAAAAATGCTTTGTTAATAACCCTTTTTCTTGTGAATAACAAAAGCTGGATTGATTGTGTGAGCTTTAAGGGGATTTACCATGAATCCAGTTGGAATTCTCACTTGAGATCTGCTAAGATTGTCTTCCGATGATGGCGGCAAACATTAATTGTAAGAAACGACATTAAATAACTGATGGCGGAAAGGTGATGGAGGATTTCAGGAGATCGAGATGCAAGTTGTGGCTGGATGTGGATTGATTGGTCGTGTTGCAGTTCACAGAAAGTTCACCAAGCTGAAGGCTGAAGATGAGGTCCCACGTGCTAGTTTGGATCAGCTGAGGCTGATTAGGCCTAATGAAACTTACCCAGCATGGGGCAACTTAGGGTGGTTGTACTGCAAGACCTTAGAGGACCCAGCTTTAGCA is drawn from Odontesthes bonariensis isolate fOdoBon6 chromosome 21, fOdoBon6.hap1, whole genome shotgun sequence and contains these coding sequences:
- the LOC142370978 gene encoding casein kinase I isoform X1, which encodes MELRVGNKYRLGRKIGSGSFGDIYLGANIATGEEVAIKLECVKTKHPQLHIESKFYKMMQGGVGIPSIKWCGAEGDYNVMVMELLGPSLEDLFNFCSRKFSLKTVLLLADQMISRIEYIHSKNFIHRDVKPDNFLMGLGKKGNLVYIIDFGLAKKYRDARTHQHIPYRENKNLTGTARYASINTHLGIEQSRRDDLESLGYVLMYFNLGSLPWQGLKAATKRQKYERISEKKMSTPIEVLCKGYPSEFSTYLNFCRSLRFDDKPDYSYLRQLFRNLFHRQGFSYDYVFDWNMLKFGASRTAEDGDRERRTGDERDERIGGAPRGSASRGLPPGPTPGAPNRVRNGPEQAMSNPASRVQQSGNTSPRAISRAERERKVSMRLHRGAPANVSSSDLTARHDQSRISTSQVSVPFEHMGK
- the LOC142370978 gene encoding casein kinase I isoform X2 gives rise to the protein MELRVGNKYRLGRKIGSGSFGDIYLGANIATGEEVAIKLECVKTKHPQLHIESKFYKMMQGGVGIPSIKWCGAEGDYNVMVMELLGPSLEDLFNFCSRKFSLKTVLLLADQMISRIEYIHSKNFIHRDVKPDNFLMGLGKKGNLVYIIDFGLAKKYRDARTHQHIPYRENKNLTGTARYASINTHLGIEQSRRDDLESLGYVLMYFNLGSLPWQGLKAATKRQKYERISEKKMSTPIEVLCKGYPSEFSTYLNFCRSLRFDDKPDYSYLRQLFRNLFHRQGFSYDYVFDWNMLKFGASRTAEDGDRERRTGDERDERIGGAPRGSASRGLPPGPTPGAPNRVRNGPEQAMSNPASRVQQSERERKVSMRLHRGAPANVSSSDLTARHDQSRISTSQVSVPFEHMGK